The following are encoded together in the Flavihumibacter fluvii genome:
- a CDS encoding SulP family inorganic anion transporter, with product MVRRPSNLTGNLSSDIPSAIVVFLVALPLCLGISLASGAPFFSGLISGIIGGVVVGIFSGSKLSVSGPAAGLAALVLAAITNIGAFNLFLCAVLIAGILQMIMGFARMGGIANYFPSSVIKGMLTSIGILIIAKQIPHAAGYDKDEKGNLTELIPFGNEDWHELLQPLQHIDIGVFMICMISIVIMLVWEKPFIKRRMKFVPGALVAVIVSILLNELFKATDSALTISTEHLVQIKSANSAAEFFTFFVTPDFSGFLNSKVIITGFMIAIIASLETLLSIEAVDNIDPDRNVTNTNKELVAQGIGNTISGLIGGLPITSVIVRSSANVQAGAKSKVSTIVHGMLLLVTVIAIPKLLNLIPLSALAAILLLTGYKLCKISVFKQMYNNGKYQFVPFMVTVSVIIGIDLFGLYKPFKGEGLLIGVIAGILAASFAILHGNLKNSYFFHKATYRNGDLIQIRLAEEVSFLNKAALRETLDHIPENSKVIIDASNTKYIDFDVLELIKEFRDIKVPLKNIECNLEGFHDKYQIENLSRVQSIH from the coding sequence ATGGTTCGACGTCCCAGCAACCTTACGGGTAATCTGTCTTCAGATATCCCATCCGCAATAGTGGTATTCCTGGTTGCCCTTCCGCTTTGTTTAGGTATTTCATTGGCATCAGGAGCTCCCTTTTTCAGTGGCCTGATTTCCGGTATTATCGGCGGGGTGGTAGTAGGTATTTTTAGTGGTTCAAAATTAAGTGTAAGCGGACCGGCAGCAGGATTAGCTGCATTGGTCTTAGCAGCTATTACCAATATCGGGGCATTCAATCTTTTTCTCTGTGCTGTATTGATTGCAGGGATCTTGCAAATGATCATGGGATTTGCCCGTATGGGTGGCATAGCCAATTACTTCCCATCCAGTGTTATAAAAGGTATGTTGACCAGTATCGGTATCCTTATCATCGCTAAACAAATTCCACATGCAGCCGGCTACGACAAGGATGAAAAAGGAAACCTGACCGAATTGATTCCTTTCGGGAATGAGGACTGGCATGAATTACTACAACCCCTGCAGCATATCGATATCGGGGTGTTTATGATTTGCATGATATCTATTGTAATCATGCTTGTGTGGGAAAAGCCATTTATTAAACGCAGGATGAAATTTGTTCCCGGAGCACTTGTTGCTGTAATTGTTTCTATTTTGCTGAATGAACTATTCAAAGCCACAGATAGCGCATTGACTATTTCTACAGAACACCTGGTGCAGATCAAATCCGCCAACAGTGCTGCAGAGTTTTTTACTTTCTTTGTTACACCCGACTTCTCCGGTTTCTTAAACAGCAAGGTGATCATAACAGGATTCATGATAGCCATTATTGCATCACTTGAAACATTATTAAGTATTGAAGCTGTAGATAATATTGATCCTGATAGAAATGTAACCAATACCAATAAGGAACTGGTCGCCCAGGGGATTGGAAACACGATATCCGGATTAATTGGTGGATTGCCCATTACAAGTGTAATTGTGCGAAGCAGCGCAAACGTACAGGCAGGCGCCAAATCAAAGGTCTCTACTATTGTTCATGGGATGCTTTTGCTGGTCACAGTAATTGCCATTCCCAAACTGTTAAACCTGATTCCATTATCTGCACTGGCAGCGATCCTCCTGTTAACTGGTTATAAACTGTGCAAAATCTCAGTATTTAAACAGATGTATAATAATGGGAAGTACCAGTTTGTTCCATTTATGGTCACAGTATCCGTCATTATTGGCATTGATCTTTTCGGCTTATACAAGCCGTTTAAGGGGGAAGGGTTACTTATTGGTGTCATTGCAGGGATCCTTGCAGCATCCTTTGCCATTTTACATGGTAACCTCAAAAACTCCTACTTCTTTCATAAAGCGACCTATAGGAATGGTGACCTCATTCAAATTCGGCTGGCAGAAGAAGTGTCATTTTTAAATAAGGCTGCCCTTAGGGAAACATTAGACCATATTCCGGAAAACTCGAAAGTGATTATTGATGCTTCCAATACCAAATACATTGATTTTGATGTATTGGAACTGATCAAGGAATTCAGGGATATAAAAGTACCTCTCAAAAACATTGAATGTAACCTGGAAGGATTTCATGATAAATACCAGATTGAAAATCTGTCTCGTGTACAATCCATCCACTAA
- a CDS encoding DUF6814 family protein, with product MKLIKKYLGIVWMALGPLAIYFLVSTAASEIRAKPVLDTKIQWGVFVIIFIPIAFGIMLFGYYALNGEYEGEINDQP from the coding sequence ATGAAGCTAATAAAAAAATATCTTGGAATCGTGTGGATGGCCCTTGGCCCACTGGCTATCTATTTCCTGGTATCCACAGCCGCCAGTGAAATAAGGGCAAAACCTGTCCTTGATACGAAAATACAATGGGGGGTGTTCGTTATTATTTTTATCCCGATCGCCTTTGGAATCATGCTTTTCGGGTACTACGCTTTGAATGGAGAATACGAAGGGGAAATAAATGACCAACCCTGA
- a CDS encoding MFS transporter, translating to MNQKTETSGIWRIIGASSAGTLIEWYDFYIFGSLATVIANQFFPKTNPTAALLSTLATFAAGFIVRPFGALVFGRLGDLVGRKNTFLLTLVLMGGSTFAIGLVPGYDRIGFLAPILVLLLRLVQGLALGGEYGGAATYVAEHAPPERRGYYTAWIQTTATLGLFVSLGVILLTRHSLDSNLTESIRKFNDWGWRIPFLISIVLVIVSIYIRMKMDESPLFAKLKSEGTLSVNPIKESFGHKLNLKMVLLALFGATMGQGVVWYTGQFYAQSFLENVCKIDFDQSRTILIWAILLATPFFVVFGGWSDKVGRKWIMMAGMFLAVIAYRPIYGKILQLSDTTQTQSAIVSSVDLPMKTTAFGTNGDSLRISSSRKALANGFSYTLQQVDTIRLHSVNNHLAATKIVVDKNPDKETYLMLVFLIFLQILLVTMVYGPIAAFLVELFPTKIRYTSMSLPYHIGNGIFGGLTPFIATLLTTIYTADKLVGLWYPIIVAAVCLVIGLLYVSNKIDPDVND from the coding sequence ATGAATCAAAAAACCGAAACAAGTGGAATTTGGCGCATTATCGGGGCATCTTCCGCAGGAACACTAATAGAATGGTATGATTTTTACATTTTTGGCAGCCTGGCAACAGTTATCGCCAACCAGTTTTTCCCAAAAACCAATCCAACTGCTGCACTATTAAGTACACTGGCCACTTTTGCAGCTGGTTTCATCGTGCGACCCTTTGGTGCCCTCGTCTTTGGCAGGTTAGGTGACCTGGTTGGCCGGAAAAATACTTTTTTGCTGACCCTGGTTTTAATGGGTGGATCCACTTTTGCCATAGGATTGGTGCCGGGTTATGATAGGATCGGTTTTTTGGCCCCCATCCTTGTTTTATTGCTGCGGTTGGTTCAGGGCCTAGCCCTGGGTGGAGAGTACGGTGGGGCTGCCACCTATGTTGCTGAACACGCGCCACCAGAACGAAGGGGTTATTATACCGCCTGGATCCAAACCACGGCCACCCTGGGACTTTTCGTTTCTTTAGGCGTTATCCTATTGACCAGGCATAGCCTTGACAGCAACCTGACCGAATCCATCCGGAAATTTAATGACTGGGGGTGGCGGATTCCCTTCCTGATATCGATTGTTTTAGTGATTGTATCCATTTATATCCGAATGAAAATGGATGAGTCTCCGCTCTTTGCAAAACTGAAATCAGAAGGAACACTATCGGTGAACCCCATCAAAGAAAGTTTTGGCCATAAACTCAACCTGAAGATGGTACTGCTGGCCCTGTTTGGCGCTACAATGGGGCAGGGCGTTGTTTGGTATACCGGCCAGTTTTATGCCCAGTCTTTCCTGGAAAATGTCTGTAAAATAGATTTTGACCAAAGCCGGACCATATTGATCTGGGCGATCCTGCTGGCCACACCATTTTTTGTTGTATTCGGCGGCTGGAGTGATAAAGTGGGCCGAAAATGGATCATGATGGCAGGTATGTTCCTGGCCGTCATCGCCTACCGGCCGATCTATGGCAAAATCCTGCAGCTCTCTGACACTACCCAAACCCAGTCAGCTATAGTATCTTCTGTTGATCTTCCCATGAAAACCACCGCTTTTGGCACCAACGGCGATTCATTAAGGATCAGCAGTTCCAGGAAGGCCCTGGCTAATGGCTTCAGCTATACTTTACAGCAGGTGGATACCATTCGCCTACATTCTGTTAACAACCACCTGGCTGCAACCAAAATAGTGGTTGATAAAAACCCGGATAAGGAAACCTACCTGATGCTGGTCTTCCTGATTTTCCTGCAAATACTATTGGTCACCATGGTGTATGGGCCTATTGCGGCATTCCTGGTGGAACTCTTTCCCACAAAAATCAGGTACACCAGCATGTCTCTCCCTTATCATATCGGGAATGGGATTTTTGGAGGGCTTACACCCTTCATCGCAACATTATTGACCACAATTTATACCGCAGATAAATTAGTGGGATTATGGTACCCTATTATTGTTGCCGCAGTTTGCCTGGTGATTGGCTTGTTGTATGTGAGTAATAAGATTGATCCTGATGTAAACGACTAA
- a CDS encoding carbonic anhydrase — translation MDKSYQKLIKGNQLYAETKLHFDPNYFKNLSKGQKPDYLWIGCSDSRVPANEITNTESGEIFVHRNIANLVVHTDTNLLSVLEYAVVYLGVKHIIVCGHYGCGGVKASMSNSYHGFVDNWLRNIKDVYFQNQKELDAIENEEQRANRLTELNVIEQVRNLAKTTIVQKAWATRELHLHGWVYGLSDGLVKDLSIIHDSKEDIDNIYRFELEKPKKAVRRSKVPV, via the coding sequence ATGGACAAATCATACCAAAAATTAATTAAGGGCAACCAACTCTACGCAGAAACAAAACTCCATTTTGATCCTAATTACTTCAAAAATCTGTCTAAAGGCCAAAAGCCCGACTACCTGTGGATTGGATGCAGTGACAGCAGGGTACCTGCAAATGAAATTACCAATACTGAAAGCGGTGAAATATTTGTTCACCGCAATATTGCAAACCTGGTGGTACACACGGATACTAACCTGCTGAGCGTTCTGGAATATGCAGTTGTATACCTGGGCGTTAAGCATATCATTGTTTGCGGCCATTATGGCTGCGGAGGTGTAAAAGCATCCATGAGTAATTCCTACCATGGATTTGTAGACAACTGGCTGCGTAATATCAAGGATGTCTATTTCCAGAACCAGAAGGAACTCGATGCCATTGAAAATGAGGAACAGAGAGCCAATCGCCTTACTGAACTGAACGTTATTGAACAAGTGAGGAACCTGGCAAAAACTACTATTGTCCAGAAGGCCTGGGCAACCAGGGAATTACACCTGCATGGCTGGGTATATGGACTAAGTGACGGATTGGTAAAAGACCTGAGTATTATTCATGACAGCAAGGAGGATATTGATAATATCTATCGGTTCGAATTAGAAAAACCGAAAAAAGCAGTACGCCGCAGCAAGGTGCCCGTTTAA
- a CDS encoding YbcC family protein, whose product MKSTVYNESHVLHELKHYLPSQTPIKDFIHHNTLHAFQHMKFYDAIFKAGKIFGYQVTLELEDFRKLHRNGRIKTAVLNKLITDKYGHENITEWQGRLLTKKYDTHNEPLVGRLRAHWKGLYGIDIDNLVQPILFRILCSYLDQGISIWPFPVNKKGFLASIKELEKTSMISFFKSGRTKDLLMNGRNDLEDLLYILVGDENLFEQYIFDQQFSHPGWSGMVSAVEDAPHTLLDRKNISLKEMIYFELLLEIDAIDHVLNERWQPLAMAAEIKPTNLFDDLPGNELQEVIRLWHNAFEWSYYDDVLAGLMHQKTRPIALPAKKSFQAIFCIDERECSFRRHIENIDPDCETLGSPGFFGVEFFFQPENAKFYEKLCPAPVNPKYLVKELHENQKRKHELLYTNRTQTLLTGAISSVSLGFVAGWRLVQHIFNPKMSPAISNAYTHMQKNARLTVENKSPDDIENGLQIGFTIEEMAARVEGLIRGIGLVDNFAPIVYTIAHGSSSANNPHHSAHDCGACSGRPGSVNARVFAQMANHPEVRQLLNSKGIIIPASTQFLGGMHDTAADQIEFYDEHLLNAQNISLHKINLSKFEKALDGNAKERSRRFASINTKNSRTKVRRDILKRSVSMFEPRPELGHGTNSLCIVGNRSLTRGLFLDRRAFLNSYDYRTDPDGKLLMGVMRPIGLVCGGINLEYYFSRVDNYKLGAGTKLPHNVMGLIGVANSSDGDLRTGLPVQMIEVHDPVRLLVVVEHFPDIVLKAIQSAPEIFEWYKNEWVHIAAIHPETNDIHYYRDGRFSAYDPIIREVKTINDTESLVEDSKKMDTNHITDATKENLPVFILERN is encoded by the coding sequence ATGAAGTCTACAGTTTATAACGAATCCCATGTTTTGCATGAATTGAAACATTACCTTCCATCGCAGACACCCATAAAAGACTTTATACACCATAACACTTTGCATGCTTTCCAGCATATGAAGTTTTATGACGCAATTTTTAAAGCCGGTAAAATATTTGGCTACCAGGTTACGCTGGAACTGGAAGACTTCAGAAAATTACATCGTAATGGCCGTATTAAAACTGCAGTATTAAATAAACTCATTACTGATAAATATGGGCACGAAAACATCACGGAGTGGCAGGGGCGGTTGCTAACAAAAAAATATGATACCCACAATGAGCCTCTGGTTGGAAGATTAAGGGCTCATTGGAAAGGGTTATATGGAATTGATATTGACAATCTCGTTCAGCCTATACTATTCCGGATTTTATGTAGTTACCTCGACCAGGGCATTTCAATTTGGCCATTTCCAGTAAATAAAAAGGGCTTCCTGGCTTCCATCAAGGAACTGGAAAAAACCAGCATGATCAGCTTTTTTAAATCTGGCAGGACAAAAGACCTGCTAATGAACGGCCGGAATGATTTAGAAGACCTGTTGTATATCCTGGTTGGGGATGAAAACCTATTTGAACAATATATTTTTGACCAGCAGTTCAGCCACCCAGGCTGGAGTGGGATGGTATCCGCTGTAGAAGATGCTCCGCATACCCTATTGGACAGAAAAAATATCTCGCTGAAAGAAATGATCTATTTTGAACTATTGCTTGAGATAGATGCTATCGATCATGTATTAAATGAACGGTGGCAACCACTTGCAATGGCTGCAGAGATAAAACCAACGAATTTATTTGATGACCTGCCGGGCAATGAATTACAGGAAGTAATAAGGCTTTGGCATAACGCTTTTGAATGGAGCTATTATGATGATGTGCTGGCTGGACTAATGCACCAGAAGACAAGACCCATCGCACTTCCCGCCAAAAAAAGTTTTCAGGCCATATTTTGCATCGATGAAAGAGAGTGCTCGTTCAGGAGGCATATTGAAAATATAGACCCTGATTGTGAAACCCTTGGCTCGCCTGGTTTTTTTGGTGTTGAGTTCTTTTTCCAACCAGAAAATGCAAAGTTTTATGAGAAACTTTGTCCGGCACCGGTCAACCCAAAATACCTCGTCAAGGAATTACATGAAAATCAAAAAAGGAAACACGAATTACTCTATACCAACAGGACCCAAACTCTGTTAACTGGTGCAATAAGTTCCGTTTCACTCGGATTTGTTGCCGGATGGCGCTTAGTGCAACATATTTTTAATCCGAAAATGAGTCCGGCTATTTCTAATGCATATACACATATGCAAAAAAACGCACGCTTAACGGTAGAAAACAAATCCCCGGATGATATTGAAAACGGCTTACAGATTGGATTTACCATTGAAGAAATGGCAGCAAGGGTAGAAGGGCTGATAAGAGGTATCGGATTGGTAGATAATTTTGCGCCGATAGTTTACACCATAGCACATGGAAGCAGCAGTGCAAATAATCCACACCATAGCGCGCATGATTGTGGTGCCTGCAGTGGAAGACCCGGATCGGTAAATGCAAGGGTATTTGCACAAATGGCTAACCACCCTGAAGTCCGGCAGCTGCTGAACTCGAAGGGAATAATCATCCCCGCATCCACGCAGTTTTTAGGCGGGATGCACGATACCGCTGCCGACCAGATAGAATTTTATGACGAACATTTGTTGAATGCCCAAAACATTTCGCTTCACAAGATAAACCTGTCAAAATTCGAAAAGGCGTTAGATGGGAATGCTAAAGAGCGTTCGCGCAGGTTTGCTTCGATAAACACAAAAAATAGCCGGACAAAAGTTCGAAGGGATATACTGAAAAGAAGTGTATCTATGTTCGAACCCCGTCCCGAGCTGGGTCACGGAACTAATTCATTATGTATTGTTGGAAACAGGAGCCTGACAAGGGGGCTATTCCTTGACCGTAGGGCTTTCCTCAATTCATATGATTACCGAACAGATCCTGATGGCAAACTGCTGATGGGTGTTATGCGTCCTATTGGATTGGTATGCGGGGGCATAAATCTGGAATACTATTTTTCGAGGGTAGACAATTATAAATTGGGAGCAGGTACTAAACTACCCCACAATGTCATGGGTTTGATTGGCGTTGCCAACAGCAGTGATGGAGATCTGCGCACGGGGCTGCCAGTCCAGATGATAGAAGTGCATGACCCTGTCCGGTTATTGGTAGTGGTGGAACACTTTCCGGATATTGTTTTGAAAGCCATTCAATCTGCCCCTGAAATATTTGAATGGTACAAAAATGAATGGGTCCATATCGCGGCGATCCATCCTGAAACAAATGATATACATTATTACAGGGATGGCCGGTTTTCAGCTTACGATCCCATAATTCGTGAGGTCAAAACTATTAACGATACTGAAAGCCTGGTTGAAGATTCAAAAAAAATGGATACCAATCATATTACAGATGCAACCAAAGAGAACCTGCCGGTATTTATATTAGAACGTAACTAA
- a CDS encoding proton-conducting transporter transmembrane domain-containing protein, producing MPQLLQLFIWLPFIGFITCMLVPGNKEKIISGITITTIVLHVFGCSLFIIYWLMNNHPILDSKHIVLYKSESFEFFIDFYFDQITAVFSFVGSFITLLVAIFSKYYMHRESGYKRFFATFILFFLAYNLIIFSGNFETLFVGWEVLGLCSFLLIAFYRDRYLPVKNGLKVISVYRLGDVCLMLAMWMCHHLFHENITFLKLNDFDFVSSHLTQHNSMFIFTAIMILIAAAAKSAMLPFSSWLPRAMEGPTTSSAVFYGSLSVHVGAFLLLRTYPFWQDITSVKILITLLGLSTSIIAAAIAKVQSTVKTQIAYSSITQIGLIFAEIALGFHTLAIIHFSGNALLRTYQLLVSPSVLSYQIHNMFFNFSPKDHTTGTGIWQKLKNTIYVISIKEWNLDLFQYKYLWMPFKLAGKQLKYFTGKVGIITLASFFLGGLYCLYIEEKIPTNIDYLLAIFFSMTALLLVLTAFSERGNAIKAWFSVIAAQCFITLSVGLNDFMEMHKVVIYLSGILVAAIIGFFCLLYIKRIDKDIALNRFHGYSYEKPTVAFIFLLCCLALLGFPFTPTFLGIDLLFTHIYKDQFILIITTSLSFIFIELAILRLYARIFLGQHKKNFHPIAYRSS from the coding sequence ATGCCACAGTTACTTCAGTTGTTTATATGGTTGCCATTTATCGGTTTTATTACCTGCATGCTTGTACCGGGTAATAAAGAAAAAATTATTTCTGGTATCACCATTACAACAATAGTGCTGCATGTTTTCGGTTGCAGTTTATTTATCATTTACTGGCTGATGAATAACCATCCTATACTCGACAGCAAGCATATCGTATTGTACAAATCAGAAAGTTTTGAGTTTTTTATCGACTTCTATTTTGACCAGATAACTGCCGTCTTTTCATTTGTCGGCAGTTTTATCACACTTTTGGTGGCCATATTCAGTAAATACTATATGCACCGGGAAAGCGGATACAAAAGATTTTTCGCCACCTTTATTTTATTTTTTCTCGCCTATAACCTGATAATTTTTTCTGGCAACTTTGAGACCCTCTTTGTTGGCTGGGAAGTATTGGGTCTTTGTTCGTTTTTGCTGATCGCTTTTTACCGTGACAGGTACCTTCCCGTCAAAAATGGCTTAAAGGTGATATCGGTTTACCGGTTGGGGGATGTATGCCTGATGCTGGCCATGTGGATGTGCCACCACCTCTTTCATGAAAACATCACTTTTCTTAAATTGAATGACTTCGATTTTGTCAGCAGCCACCTCACCCAGCACAATTCCATGTTTATTTTTACCGCTATAATGATCCTTATTGCAGCTGCGGCAAAATCAGCTATGCTGCCGTTTTCATCATGGCTACCAAGGGCAATGGAAGGGCCTACCACTTCCAGTGCGGTTTTCTACGGATCATTGTCTGTTCATGTTGGAGCATTCTTACTCTTGCGTACCTATCCTTTCTGGCAGGATATCACTTCAGTAAAAATATTGATCACCTTACTCGGGTTATCAACCAGTATCATCGCCGCAGCAATTGCTAAAGTACAGTCAACAGTAAAGACACAGATCGCGTATTCCTCTATAACACAAATCGGGCTGATTTTTGCTGAAATTGCGCTTGGCTTTCATACCCTGGCCATTATTCACTTTTCGGGTAACGCCTTATTAAGAACCTACCAGTTATTGGTATCGCCTTCCGTACTAAGCTACCAGATCCATAATATGTTTTTTAATTTTTCACCAAAAGATCATACGACAGGAACCGGGATCTGGCAAAAATTAAAAAATACCATTTATGTAATAAGTATCAAAGAATGGAATCTCGACCTTTTCCAATACAAATACCTTTGGATGCCTTTTAAACTCGCGGGTAAACAACTTAAATATTTTACCGGAAAGGTGGGAATAATTACACTGGCATCATTTTTCCTGGGTGGGCTTTATTGCCTGTACATTGAAGAAAAAATCCCAACCAATATCGACTATTTATTGGCTATCTTTTTTTCAATGACCGCCCTTTTGTTGGTATTAACCGCATTTTCAGAACGTGGCAACGCAATAAAAGCATGGTTTTCGGTGATTGCAGCGCAGTGTTTCATTACCTTATCAGTTGGCCTTAATGACTTCATGGAAATGCACAAAGTGGTTATCTACCTTAGTGGTATACTGGTCGCCGCCATTATAGGTTTCTTCTGCCTGCTATATATAAAACGGATTGACAAGGATATTGCATTAAACCGGTTCCACGGCTATAGTTATGAAAAACCAACAGTCGCATTTATTTTCCTTTTATGTTGCCTTGCACTCCTTGGCTTTCCCTTCACACCTACATTCCTGGGAATTGATTTGTTGTTCACCCACATTTATAAAGACCAGTTTATCCTGATTATTACAACTTCATTAAGTTTTATATTTATTGAATTGGCCATTTTGCGATTATATGCTCGGATTTTCCTGGGACAGCATAAAAAGAATTTTCACCCGATTGCTTATCGGTCATCCTGA
- a CDS encoding carbonic anhydrase, whose translation MKAHEKLLFENKSWAAGQVALDPDYFERLAHLQTPEFLWIGCSDSRVPANEITGTQPGEIFVHRNIANMVVHTDLNLLTVLEYAVVHLKVKHVIVCGHYGCGGIKAAMTKHNFGIINKWLRNIKDVYRFHREEIDNITDEEEKTNRLVELNVQEQVINLAKTSIIQKAWGSEQRPDLHGWVYGLKDGLIKPVLEMPANSHLDELYEYDDL comes from the coding sequence ATGAAAGCACACGAAAAACTACTCTTCGAAAACAAGTCCTGGGCAGCAGGGCAAGTTGCCTTAGACCCGGACTATTTTGAACGGTTGGCCCATCTGCAGACCCCAGAGTTCTTGTGGATCGGGTGCAGTGATAGCAGGGTGCCGGCTAATGAAATAACAGGCACGCAACCAGGGGAAATTTTCGTCCACCGCAACATCGCAAATATGGTCGTGCATACCGACCTAAACCTGCTGACTGTCCTGGAATATGCCGTGGTACATCTAAAAGTTAAACATGTAATTGTTTGCGGTCACTATGGTTGCGGCGGGATTAAGGCCGCGATGACTAAACATAACTTCGGGATTATCAACAAATGGCTACGAAATATCAAGGATGTTTACCGGTTTCACCGAGAAGAAATTGACAATATTACAGATGAAGAAGAAAAAACAAACCGGCTGGTAGAATTAAATGTCCAGGAACAGGTCATCAACCTTGCCAAGACGTCAATTATTCAAAAAGCATGGGGCTCAGAACAACGTCCCGACCTCCATGGCTGGGTATATGGGTTAAAAGACGGGTTGATAAAACCCGTTCTTGAAATGCCAGCCAATTCACATTTAGATGAGCTCTATGAATATGACGATTTATGA